The genome window TAAAAACTAGCGCTTTTTAgactgaagtaaaataaaattagtgtGGATGCATAAGGAAACTGCATTTTTGCACTGTTGTGGAATAGTCCTTCTGCAGCAAGCTTTCTTAGCTTCTGTTTTTAGATTttaaggttttccttttttttttttttttaatctgcagcACTATTGGAATTACAAAGGGTGAGAGCACCTCCCTTTCCCTACCTTTCCCTTATTTAGGACACATGCCTAGTATTCTGTGTTCCAAAATTCTATGGATTGCACCCTAGCTGCAAAATACTAGAAGCAGGTTTCCTGCATCTAGGCAGCATCAAAATGCAAACTTCTATTTGTAACTTCATTAGATCATAAAAGActtggggaagaggaaaaaatagctgACATCTATCCatctgctgggaaagcagcataTCTGGTCTGCAATGTCTCTCTGTGTCTCGCATGAAAGATAGCCAGGATGGTTTTTTGTTCCGTTGGTGGCTGGAGAATAAGGCAGGTCTTAAACTTTGCTATTGTGTATCCTTTATCGGCTTTCCACTTCCAGCACTTGTGTATGCATATCCCTGCCGCAATCACGCAGGCCAATGCAACGGGGATCACCGTGATGTACCAGGACAAGCCAACAGctggaaaagtaaagaaatgaaatatttttcaggaaaaattctCAGGAACATAGTTGTCTAAGtttgaggaggaagaggagaaatcaTAATAAAAAGGGTGTCTGCAAATTAACCTTCCAGCAGGGCTGATCCCCTGTGAAAGGAAGAGGCCTATTGATTGAGTGCTCTGGGAAACAGGTTTGTGAAGATGGGaggaagaactggaaaacaaTAGAGGGTGAGAATTTAAAGTTTAATCTGCGTACACATGACTCTTCCCAACCCCTACTCAGAGTGGCTATGGGCTTTCTATCTTAATGTGGTGAATACAGAAACACTCCaagcaggaaataaaagcacCACATGGAGAGGGAATACATAACAGCTAGTCCACCCTTCAGCTGTGTGAATAATTTCCTCATACAGCGCAGCTTATAAATTACTAATGATCAAGCCAAGACTCtgagtttttttccaaaatgcagcCAATTTCCAAGACCAGCGTCTGTCCAGACCACTTTGGATTATTCTAGCCTATATACTACTAGCCTCTGTATAATTCCTGTGTAGCTCATGGAAGACAAGGGCAGCACATCATCTAACAAAGTGAGTACAAATCCTTCATCATAGGATGCTGTAGTGAGTCATGAGTTACAACTCACAATGAAGACTGTAAATGTCTGCGTGCCTTTCTAAGACAGTGTGAGCAAGCTTTGGTGATTCATCGTCATGCAAAGAAACAATTAGCATTGCTCCAAATTGTTTTCACAGCTGGTTCTTGGCCAGCAGTCTATCACACTGCAACCTTAATTGCACTGAGCTTAGGGCTTCTTTTCCCAACGCTAGGAGCCAAAATAACAAGACCCATCACAATTTACACTTACTGTTATTTTGGTGGCAGTCTGTGCATGAGGCAAAGGAACACTCTGGTCTTTATTCTactattgcctttttttttccccatacttGGAGGAACTGGAGGAGATCTGGCCCTGCTGCACCCAATGGGAGTTTGCCAGTAGTCTCACTGGAGCCATCATTTTGCAAAGTGTATCTAAACTGGAGCCCTATCCAGCAAACAAGTATACCAGCACAGATCCTTATCCCTGCAGAAAATGACAGTGAATGGCCCACAGAAAGTATATTTTATGAACAGGCTATTTCAAATTCTACAGTGAAAGAGGCAACCAGGTTTTCCCCAGGCAATAATTCATCCTGATACTAGCTCTGACAGTATAAAAGGCTTGAATGACAATTTAGCATTAGGATGATGATAAGAACTACCCCAAATAAACAGTCACACTAGTTACCTTCCTGCTTGACCCTTGTTGGTAGTACTTGGTACCCGTATGTGTTCTGGGCCAGACATGTAAAGTCTGTGTAAAAATCCTCTTCTTTGACAGGATCAAAAATCAGTGGCACTTCAATGAAATTTTCACCATTTTCTACAAtttctctggaagaaaaagaaaactttaacGTTAAATCCTTTTATAAGCTGGCTTTTCTCTACTTGATGTGTTTGTTCCAACAGCACATTGCAAGAAAATGCCTTGGATATTTGCTCATTTCTGAACCAGCCCCTGAGCATTAGGGGACGCCTGTGTCTTCCAGCCCAGCTATTTGAGTCTCAGCAGTCAGTACCCATCCTGCATGTCTTGAATCTTCCAGGAAAGAGAGATCTGGATTTGTCTTGCAAAAATAAggaagagggaggggagaagggcgAGCAGCATTCTATCTATCTTTCAGCTCTCTATACAGCATTGTGGAAGCACCTAAGTCCTTCTCTCTGATCACCTGTTCATTTCTGACATTAATTCTTACTGTCATCTAGAAAAGGACATATGAAGAACATAACCCTGCGAACGCTCACTCAGCAAACCGAACCACCCTCCCTGTCTATCATGCACCCACAGCCACGAGCTCAGTACAAGAAACGGTCTAGGCAGTTTCCAGCTTATTTCAACCTGATTGTTTCATCAGTCCAACTGCTTGAAAGTGGTTGTCTAGCTGCAGTCAGACATTCTCTTGATACCTTTCAGGCATTTGCTGGAGCCATTGTCGAGCTGCTCTTTCATGATGTGATCATgagcctgctctgtgctgcGGCAGTGGAGCTCCCTGTGCACTTCTCCCAGGACTGTACCACATGAAGGCAGTAAGACGGCAGTGGCTGCTTTGCCAGAGACTACTGTGGAGAATTTGTTTTCCCAGTGGCATTTGACCTGTTTTGCCTTGCTGCCATtctgagagctgctggcagaaCTGGGGTGTCTCACACACCATGGGCTTTACCTGAGCTCTAGCTGGCACAGTTGCTGTCCTTGTgcaattatataaaaatatataacagtaaaaatgataatgatagtaataataaaaataatttttaaagtccAAGTAAGAAAGTACATGCGCTGCTCTATTCTAAAGCCTGCAGAGACTATAGCCACAGTACGTTTTAAGGCTCCTGAGCACAGGTTTAACACACTGTCACTCATCCATGTAAACAACATTATAAATTAATAGTCTCAGTCGTTGTGTGGGTAATGCAAAAACAGATAAGGGCTTGGGCATACAGCTGAGTTACCTGGTTacctctggctgcagctgtgcaatAAACTAAACACGGCCAGCTTGTTATCTGGCACTGATGGCCACAAATGGCCAAAAACTAGCTCACATCCGTAACTGGTAAACACTCTCTTCCCTCAAAATAGGGATACTATATCCCCAAACTCTGTTGGAATGGTCCCTGACCCATGCTAAATCCTAATTGATTGCCAGGAGCTCTTTGGGAAGGTGCTAGCTGGTGAGTGACCCATTTAACCAGTAATAGCAGAGGCAACGGCATCCCAGAGCCCAGGAATCTTCCTCTGTCCACCAGTACAGGCAGAGCCACCGTGATCCAGGTGACGGCGATGATCTTTGTGGACACACTCAGCTTCATCGAATGAGAGATAAAACATGCCAACTTGGACCTCAATGAAGAGCTTTCAGTTGGTAGGTCTATCTCACATTTGCAAAGcacaaaatgaaagcatgcCTGAACTTAGCGAGTTAGTGCTGCTCATGTGACACGTCACAGGTACAGAAGCAgatcttttccctcctttcctaGCTGGAAAAGCCTTGAGGCAAATATCTATGAGGCAGCTGGACAAATTTTGACACATGCAACTATGAGGCAGCTGAGTGAATGCTCCTCAAGATTGGAGAGACAATGGATCAGGGCAAGAGGATGTGGGACAttctgcttctccctcccaccagcatccccccagTGCTTCCCTGGCACCAGCTCTAGTACTCACTGGGCATTTCTGCGAGTCAGTTTAACTCGCTAATGTGGAAAAGAACAAGCCTAAGGGGAAAAGCAATGATATTGGGGagggaagcaaaccaaacccTGGCTATTTTCCATTGTCTTAGTGTGTTCAGAGAACTTCGTAAATGTCAGGGAGAGGATGTTGCAGTTTTGCTGGCACAAggcaagaaaaaagagaagcacTGGGAAGGATCAAGTCCCATTGCTTTGCACTGCAGTCAGCCCTTACATCATCTCAGCTGCCCATGAAAATTTGCTTCAAGTTTAAGCCTCGAAGTTGGCCCATTTGCAGTATACCATGAATAAAACCCAGAGATAAAGAATTGATTTCACCCTGTCTGGgttggatttgggtttttttgcttgcctgcctgtttttttctcagctttcacCTTCGCTTCAGATCTGTCCATATCCCATTTCACTATGTGGCATTCAGCTGCACTGAGAGCCCCTGTAACACTGCAGGTTAAAACAAGCACAAGCAAATACGTTCAGCCAGACTTACTGTCGTTCTCCCTCTGTAACTCTGCTTCGCTTGTAAACCACATCAACGGTGGTGTCATTTGCTAGCCATTCCACATCGGTATTGACGTGGCTGCTCAGCCCAACAAACACTTTGCATGGAAGAGTCATCTTGGAGCCTGTTtgtaaaagaataattaaaaacccTTTTGGATACATATGAAGAACTACTCTTTCTCTGGTGAAAACCCACATCTCCAGTGGGAGATCAAGTTCACACACACGTCAAGCACCACTACATTCAAAacttaattaaattaaattaaacccCAAATTGCTTTTTGTCCCCTACTTCTTGGCAGCAAGACCCTTCAGTCTGGCAGTCCTTCCCCTGCCGCTAACTAAATTATTGTCCCATTGCAACAGTTAGCAACTCTGGCACTAGACACATTCCTCAGGAGGTGAAGATGTGCTCCTGTGGCCTTGCTCCTCCTGACGTACTGCAGCCTAAAGATTGCAAAGCCTAAAAATTGCATTAACCAGCAGTGTAGCTTCACTCAGAgatgctgtgggcaggggcaTTCAGCTCAAGGTGGGACCTCCAGAGATAAAGTGATAAcgtaaaaattcagaaattttgtTGTAATTATTGTGACTCAGAGCTAAGGATGAAGAGCCTTCAGACAGGTGTGTATTTATATCATATGGAAAACATAGGGCTCAATAATGCACACAATTTTATTACTATTCTATCTCTGCAGATGGTGaataaaagcaatataaaacaCTCCATGGAGCtagagaggcaaaaaaaaaaccaactgaaaaaCTTACTTGGTAGTCCTGTGCTGTTGTAAAGAAAAGTGGCAGGGAAAACTAAGACAACATAGGACACAGCTGTGTGTATCGTACCCAAGTTAAAAAAGCTTAGTGTAAAATATACCTGGTGTTttccaggaaaaggaaatggaacAGAAATTTGTTGTCATAAAATAATCTTCGAAGAAAAATTGAGATCCTATCAAGGCACTTGCTAACTAACAACTGTCTAGTtcaaacagtttaaaaacaatgaaaaaatgcCTCCTCCCATAAGAGCTAGATGGCTCCTTCAAAGGCACCAGATAACCTAGACCAGTCtgaggaaatactgaaaaaggaaagttcTTGGTGAAGGGGGAAGCCTGGACAGCTGATCTAACGTTGCAAACATGCTTTTATTGCTTTCTCAGTAGCTAAAACCTACAGCAGTTTTGCAGCTTCTCCTACATGGAAGATAGCATCTATTTGTAGACAATAAGAGGCAAAACCTACTCCGGTACCGACCCTCAGGATCGGTATCAACATCAAAAGAGCTACTACAATTTATGATGACAAAACACACCGTAAGAGGACCTGCTCTACTTTTTCTCTGCTTAGATGTTTCCAAAAATAATGTTGGGCCTTACCGAGAGCAGCTGATGTTGTCTTTTGTGTTGGATACACAATTATTggggtaattattttttcttgttctagagagagaaagacaaCATAGAGTCAGGGCTAGCACAAGAGAAAATGTGGGTATTGCCCCAGAACTATAGAAACGTGCTGCTTTGCTCAACATCTTTCACCTCCCAG of Falco cherrug isolate bFalChe1 chromosome 2, bFalChe1.pri, whole genome shotgun sequence contains these proteins:
- the IL1R2 gene encoding interleukin-1 receptor type 2 isoform X2, which produces MAERPQKHSFLWEKMCGLFFVLVTCTVGASAFRLQQVKSTENCPDHTVFFKHYYELHGEPVVLKCPSPRNSSYCNEVSIHLTVLEKTAAQEIAYLQVLFTFTSGKIVCPDLWDFTPNRTSLELKWYKDALPLEGSDDKYVILKGSSSLIMTSVLPADSGYYTCKMSFPFEGATYEITRTIHLETVEQEKIITPIIVYPTQKTTSAALGSKMTLPCKVFVGLSSHVNTDVEWLANDTTVDVVYKRSRVTEGERQEIVENGENFIEVPLIFDPVKEEDFYTDFTCLAQNTYGYQVLPTRVKQEAVGLSWYITVIPVALACVIAAGICIHKCWKWKADKGYTIAKFKTCLILQPPTEQKTILAIFHARHRETLQTRYAAFPADG